Proteins from a single region of Nocardiopsis dassonvillei subsp. dassonvillei DSM 43111:
- a CDS encoding SGNH/GDSL hydrolase family protein yields MLRAARARRIAAATAFGGGGLTLVGGGTVALLYLQARLARRAVGSPRWDRPVVNGVYGGGSGPPIRMLMMGDSTAAGFAVERADQTPGVLLASGLAAAAERPVRLRCTASPGTTSANLAVQIERSRALEEATRYDLAVIFVGANDVIRRVRPNDAVAQLRETVRKLVDHGTQVVVGTCPDLGTVRPIGWPLRSVARLASRQLAAAQVIAVTEAGGRAVSMSDVLADDFRTDPASMFGPDRFHPSALGYSQAAFAVLPSACAALGLLPELDDAERSSGVLPVDRAAVVAAQTPGTEVSRVDAQASGVITSGRHGRWAALVRGPFHLRGGRGHPDGSTGMATTENADRSGEGG; encoded by the coding sequence GTGCTGCGAGCCGCACGCGCAAGACGGATCGCCGCTGCCACCGCGTTCGGCGGCGGCGGGCTCACGCTCGTGGGCGGCGGCACCGTCGCGCTCCTCTACCTCCAGGCCAGGCTGGCCCGGCGCGCGGTCGGCTCCCCCCGCTGGGACAGGCCCGTGGTCAACGGCGTCTACGGCGGGGGCTCCGGACCGCCGATCCGCATGCTGATGATGGGCGACTCCACCGCCGCCGGGTTCGCGGTCGAGCGGGCCGACCAGACCCCCGGCGTCCTCCTGGCCTCGGGGCTGGCGGCGGCCGCCGAGCGCCCCGTGCGCCTGCGCTGCACCGCCTCCCCCGGCACCACCTCGGCCAACCTGGCCGTCCAGATCGAGCGCTCCCGCGCCCTGGAGGAGGCCACCCGCTACGACCTCGCGGTCATCTTCGTCGGCGCCAACGACGTCATCCGCCGCGTGCGCCCCAACGACGCCGTCGCCCAGCTCCGCGAGACCGTCCGCAAACTGGTCGACCACGGCACGCAGGTGGTGGTGGGCACCTGCCCCGACCTGGGCACCGTCCGGCCCATCGGCTGGCCGCTGCGTTCCGTGGCCCGCCTCGCCTCCCGCCAGCTCGCCGCCGCCCAGGTCATCGCGGTCACCGAGGCCGGAGGCCGCGCGGTCTCCATGAGCGACGTGCTGGCGGACGATTTCCGGACAGATCCTGCTTCCATGTTCGGGCCTGACCGTTTTCATCCGTCAGCTCTCGGGTACTCGCAGGCCGCCTTCGCCGTCCTGCCCTCGGCCTGCGCCGCCCTGGGGCTGCTGCCCGAGCTGGACGACGCCGAGCGCAGCAGCGGCGTCCTGCCGGTGGACCGCGCGGCCGTGGTGGCCGCCCAGACCCCCGGAACGGAGGTCTCCCGGGTGGACGCCCAGGCCAGCGGGGTCATCACATCCGGCAGGCACGGGCGCTGGGCGGCGCTCGTGCGCGGCCCGTTCCACCTCCGGGGCGGCCGCGGGCACCCGGACGGGTCGACCGGGATGGCCACGACCGAGAACGCCGACCGTTCCGGGGAGGGCGGTTGA
- a CDS encoding cystathionine beta-synthase yields MRVYDSLIDLVGDTPLVRLNKVTQVLGPNAPTVLAKVEYFNPGGSVKDRIALRMVEAAEKSGELKPGGTIVEPTSGNTGIGLAIVAQEKGYRCVFVCPDKVGPDKLSVLRAYGAEVVVCPTTVAPDHPESYYSVSDRLATEIPGAWKPNQYENTNNPESHYHSTGPEIWEQTEGRITHFVAGIGTGGTISGTGRYLKEVSGGAVRIVGADPEGSVYSGGSGRPYLVEGVGEDIWPGTYDTSVCDDIVAVSDKDSFLMTRRLAREEALLVGGSCGLAVEAALRVARDAGPDDVVVVLLPDGGRGYLGKIFNDEWMADYGFLSAETEEATAGQVLAAKGGEMPDFVHAHPDETVGTAVAIMREYGVSQVPVMKEEPPVMAAEVVGSIAERDLLDALFDGRAQLDDLVETHMGRPLATVGTGTPVSDCVRLLRGSGALVVLRDGKPVGILTRQDLLAHLSG; encoded by the coding sequence GTGCGGGTATACGACTCACTGATCGACCTGGTCGGGGACACTCCGCTCGTCCGTTTGAACAAGGTCACCCAGGTCCTCGGCCCGAACGCCCCGACGGTCCTCGCCAAGGTCGAGTACTTCAACCCGGGCGGCTCGGTCAAGGACCGCATCGCGCTGCGCATGGTCGAGGCGGCCGAGAAGAGCGGCGAGCTCAAGCCGGGCGGCACCATCGTCGAGCCGACCTCGGGCAACACCGGCATCGGCCTGGCCATCGTGGCCCAGGAGAAGGGCTACCGCTGCGTCTTCGTCTGCCCGGACAAGGTCGGCCCGGACAAGCTCTCGGTCCTGCGCGCCTACGGTGCCGAGGTCGTGGTCTGCCCGACCACCGTCGCCCCCGACCACCCGGAGTCCTACTACTCCGTCTCCGACCGGCTGGCCACCGAGATCCCCGGCGCCTGGAAGCCCAACCAGTACGAGAACACGAACAACCCGGAGTCGCACTACCACAGCACCGGCCCCGAGATCTGGGAGCAGACCGAGGGCCGCATCACCCACTTCGTGGCGGGCATCGGCACCGGCGGCACCATCAGCGGGACCGGCCGCTACCTCAAGGAGGTCTCCGGCGGCGCGGTGCGTATCGTCGGCGCCGACCCCGAGGGCTCGGTCTACTCCGGCGGCTCGGGCCGTCCGTACCTGGTCGAGGGCGTGGGCGAGGACATCTGGCCCGGCACCTACGACACCTCGGTGTGCGACGACATCGTGGCGGTCAGCGACAAGGACTCCTTCCTCATGACCCGCCGCCTGGCCCGGGAGGAGGCCCTGCTGGTGGGCGGCTCCTGCGGCCTGGCCGTCGAGGCGGCCCTGCGCGTGGCCCGGGACGCCGGTCCCGACGACGTCGTCGTCGTGCTGCTGCCCGACGGCGGCCGCGGCTACCTCGGCAAGATCTTCAACGACGAGTGGATGGCCGACTACGGCTTCCTGTCGGCCGAGACCGAGGAGGCCACGGCGGGCCAGGTGCTGGCCGCCAAGGGCGGGGAGATGCCCGACTTCGTGCACGCCCACCCGGACGAGACCGTCGGCACGGCCGTGGCCATCATGCGCGAGTACGGCGTCTCCCAGGTGCCGGTGATGAAGGAGGAGCCCCCGGTCATGGCCGCCGAGGTGGTCGGCTCCATCGCCGAGCGCGACCTCCTCGACGCCCTCTTCGACGGCCGCGCGCAGCTGGACGACCTGGTGGAGACCCACATGGGCAGGCCGCTGGCCACCGTGGGCACCGGCACCCCCGTGAGCGACTGCGTCCGCCTGCTGCGCGGGTCCGGCGCCCTGGTGGTGCTGCGCGACGGCAAGCCGGTGGGGATCCTCACCCGCCAGGACCTGCTGGCCCACCTGTCGGGCTGA
- a CDS encoding acyltransferase has protein sequence MGARVSRLLSWVLRSVWSYARTKAEIRADSRAARRFARFGTGSAIAFPTATLYGEPWIEIGVHTVLGGDMTLAAGMGPDYDLGPGTVVRIGSGCAIGRGSHIVAHRSVDIGDHVYTGPYVYITDQNHAYGNTEIPVGLQWPVDDPVSIGDGTWIGANAVILPGVHLGRNSVVAAGTVVRPGTYPDHAVIAGVPGKVVRTHDPELGWDPPLRETGTPTRVPTPVTGLPPEVPAEPPRPGSSTRFPPV, from the coding sequence ATGGGGGCACGCGTGTCGCGGCTGTTGTCCTGGGTTCTCCGCTCCGTCTGGTCGTACGCCCGCACCAAGGCCGAAATCCGCGCCGACTCCAGGGCGGCCCGCAGGTTCGCGCGCTTCGGCACGGGCTCGGCGATCGCCTTCCCCACGGCCACCCTCTACGGCGAGCCCTGGATCGAGATCGGCGTGCACACCGTCCTGGGCGGGGACATGACCCTCGCCGCCGGGATGGGGCCCGACTACGACCTGGGCCCCGGGACGGTCGTGCGGATCGGCTCGGGCTGCGCCATCGGGCGCGGCTCGCACATCGTCGCCCACAGGTCCGTGGACATCGGCGACCACGTGTACACCGGCCCCTACGTCTACATCACCGACCAGAACCACGCCTACGGCAACACCGAGATCCCCGTCGGCCTCCAGTGGCCGGTGGACGACCCCGTCAGCATCGGCGACGGCACCTGGATCGGCGCGAACGCGGTGATCCTGCCCGGCGTGCACCTGGGCCGCAACTCGGTCGTGGCCGCGGGCACCGTGGTCCGGCCGGGCACCTACCCCGACCACGCCGTCATCGCCGGCGTGCCCGGGAAGGTCGTGCGCACCCACGACCCCGAACTGGGCTGGGACCCGCCGCTGCGCGAGACCGGCACCCCCACCCGGGTGCCCACCCCCGTCACCGGGCTGCCGCCGGAGGTGCCCGCCGAGCCGCCCCGGCCCGGGTCCTCCACCCGCTTCCCGCCCGTCTAG